A genomic segment from Dechloromonas denitrificans encodes:
- a CDS encoding B12-binding domain-containing radical SAM protein encodes MTPPAILLSTLNAKYIHASLGLRYLLANMARHGGAELRAATVLREFTIARPIAEIVDALLAELGEARDGVRQIVGFGVYIWNVRQTTDVIRQLKARRPALIIVLGGPEVSHEWDEQEIVRLADYLVTGWGDVSFPKLCRALLHGPQPLMKVIAGEQASLAEIELPYAELSADDLAHRLLYVEASRGCPFKCEFCLSALDKTAWAFDEARFLSALETLYQRGARNFKFVDRTFNLKIDSSLRILEFFIDRLTPDLFLHFEVVPDHLPDRLKAMIARFPPGVLQFEIGIQSFNPAVQQGISRRQDNDRTCTNLDWLVRHSHAHLHTDLIFGLPGETLSSFAAGFDRLYALKPDEIQLGILKRLRGTPIARHTLEYGMVYDTQPPYTITQTGVIDASTVQRFTRFARYWDLIANSGRFPATLASLLEAPSPFYAFLAFSDWLWETRQKTSGLSPEMLLDGLFDYLTSVLGQPGEAVRPMLLADYQASGARSNPACLAGLLKDREKPLPKASSALVQRQERHGGRD; translated from the coding sequence ATGACACCGCCTGCCATTCTGCTTTCGACCCTTAACGCCAAATACATCCATGCTTCGCTGGGATTGCGCTATCTGCTGGCCAATATGGCCCGCCATGGCGGCGCTGAACTGCGCGCCGCAACGGTGTTGCGCGAATTCACGATCGCCCGCCCGATCGCCGAAATTGTCGATGCGCTGCTCGCCGAACTTGGCGAAGCTCGTGATGGCGTCCGCCAGATCGTCGGTTTCGGGGTTTATATCTGGAATGTGCGGCAGACGACCGATGTCATTCGTCAATTGAAGGCCCGGCGGCCCGCGTTGATCATCGTTCTGGGTGGGCCGGAAGTGAGCCACGAATGGGACGAGCAGGAAATCGTCCGGCTAGCTGATTATCTGGTTACCGGCTGGGGTGACGTCAGTTTCCCCAAGTTATGCCGCGCCTTGCTGCATGGGCCGCAACCCTTGATGAAAGTGATCGCTGGCGAGCAGGCCAGCCTGGCCGAGATCGAATTGCCCTATGCCGAATTGAGTGCCGATGATCTGGCGCATCGCCTGCTTTATGTCGAAGCGTCGCGCGGCTGCCCGTTCAAATGCGAGTTCTGCCTCAGCGCACTCGACAAAACGGCCTGGGCCTTTGATGAAGCCCGCTTTCTCTCTGCCCTGGAAACGCTCTACCAGCGCGGAGCGCGCAACTTCAAATTTGTCGATCGTACCTTCAATCTCAAGATCGACAGTTCGCTACGCATCCTGGAATTCTTCATCGATCGTCTGACGCCCGACCTTTTCCTGCATTTCGAGGTGGTTCCCGACCATTTGCCGGATCGCCTGAAAGCAATGATCGCTCGCTTCCCGCCTGGCGTACTGCAGTTTGAAATTGGCATCCAGAGCTTCAATCCGGCCGTCCAGCAAGGCATCTCGCGTCGTCAGGACAATGACAGGACCTGCACCAATCTCGACTGGCTGGTCAGGCACAGTCATGCTCACCTGCACACCGACCTGATCTTCGGCCTGCCCGGTGAAACGCTGTCCAGTTTTGCGGCGGGCTTTGACCGCCTGTATGCGCTGAAGCCTGACGAAATCCAGCTGGGTATCCTGAAACGCCTGCGCGGCACGCCGATTGCCCGGCATACGCTTGAATACGGCATGGTCTATGACACCCAGCCGCCCTACACCATCACCCAAACCGGCGTTATCGATGCGTCGACCGTGCAACGCTTCACCCGTTTTGCCCGTTACTGGGATCTGATCGCCAATTCAGGCCGTTTCCCGGCAACGCTGGCAAGCCTGCTTGAGGCGCCCTCTCCGTTCTATGCTTTTCTCGCTTTCAGCGACTGGCTCTGGGAGACTCGGCAGAAAACCAGCGGCTTGAGTCCGGAAATGCTGCTCGATGGCCTGTTCGACTACCTGACCAGCGTACTCGGCCAGCCCGGAGAGGCGGTCCGCCCGATGCTTCTGGCTGACTATCAGGCCAGCGGCGCCCGATCCAATCCAGCCTGTCTGGCCGGTTTGCTGAAGGATAGGGAAAAACCGCTGCCCAAGGCTTCAAGCGCCCTGGTTCAGCGGCAGGAACGGCATGGCGGTCGGGACTGA